A genome region from Leifsonia sp. Root112D2 includes the following:
- a CDS encoding phosphomannomutase/phosphoglucomutase, with product MSSSARSIRAQLNAVVKSYDVRGLVGESLTAEIVTAIAAGFVDEVGAAGGDVVVGHDMRDSSPEFAAAFAAGAQARGANVVSIGLCSTDESYYASGILNAPSAMFTASHNPATYNGIKLARAGAQGISMQTGLGTIRDRAEAYLTDGLVSTPAPGTFREQNVLAGYAGYLRSLVDLSGIRPVTVVVDAGNGMGGLTVPAVLEEAAGLPALPLTVIPLYFELDGSFPNHEANPLEPSNLVDLQKAVVQHGADLGLAFDGDADRCFVVDELGRAVTPSAVAAIVALREITRVRAADPDAEITVLHNVITSNIVAETIEAAGATAIRTKVGHSLIKDEMRATGAIFGGEHSAHYYFRDFWSADNGMLAAMHLLAEFGTQDAPLSQLAERFDPYAGSGEINSTVADVPAAYTRIVEAYSSIADLDEFDGLTVTGMVSPDEPFWWFSVRPSNTEPLLRLNVEAADQPTMARIRDHVLALIRA from the coding sequence ATGAGCTCGTCGGCCCGCAGCATTCGGGCCCAGCTGAATGCCGTCGTCAAGAGCTATGACGTACGCGGACTCGTCGGCGAATCACTGACGGCTGAGATCGTGACGGCCATCGCGGCGGGTTTCGTCGACGAGGTCGGGGCGGCGGGCGGCGACGTTGTGGTCGGCCATGACATGCGTGACTCCTCGCCGGAGTTCGCGGCGGCATTCGCGGCAGGAGCACAGGCCCGCGGTGCCAACGTGGTGTCGATCGGGCTGTGCTCCACGGACGAGTCGTACTACGCATCCGGCATTCTGAACGCCCCCTCGGCGATGTTCACAGCCAGTCACAACCCTGCAACGTACAACGGCATCAAGCTGGCTCGTGCGGGTGCGCAGGGCATCAGCATGCAGACCGGGCTGGGCACCATTCGCGACAGGGCGGAGGCGTATCTCACCGATGGCCTTGTCTCGACTCCGGCCCCGGGAACGTTCCGCGAGCAGAATGTGCTGGCCGGATACGCCGGGTACCTGCGCTCTCTCGTCGACCTCAGCGGCATCCGCCCCGTCACCGTTGTGGTGGATGCCGGCAATGGCATGGGCGGGCTCACCGTTCCCGCCGTGCTCGAAGAGGCTGCCGGGCTGCCCGCGCTGCCGCTCACGGTCATCCCCCTGTATTTCGAACTCGACGGATCTTTTCCCAACCACGAGGCGAACCCGCTCGAGCCCTCGAATCTTGTCGACCTGCAGAAGGCGGTGGTGCAGCACGGCGCCGACCTGGGGTTGGCGTTCGACGGCGACGCCGACCGCTGCTTCGTCGTAGACGAGCTCGGCCGGGCCGTCACCCCCTCGGCCGTCGCGGCGATAGTCGCCCTGCGGGAGATCACGCGCGTGCGTGCCGCCGATCCGGATGCGGAGATCACCGTGCTGCACAACGTGATCACGTCGAATATCGTTGCCGAGACGATCGAGGCGGCTGGAGCCACCGCGATTCGCACCAAGGTGGGGCATTCGCTCATCAAGGATGAGATGCGGGCCACCGGCGCGATCTTCGGTGGGGAGCACTCGGCGCACTATTATTTTCGCGACTTCTGGAGTGCGGACAACGGCATGCTCGCCGCGATGCACCTGCTCGCCGAGTTCGGCACGCAGGATGCGCCGCTCTCGCAGCTTGCCGAGCGCTTCGATCCGTACGCGGGCTCGGGCGAGATCAATTCAACCGTTGCGGATGTTCCGGCCGCGTATACGCGTATCGTCGAGGCGTATTCGTCCATCGCCGATCTCGACGAATTCGATGGACTGACCGTCACCGGCATGGTGAGCCCCGATGAGCCGTTCTGGTGGTTCAGCGTGCGCCCCTCCAACACGGAGCCGTTGCTGCGCCTGAACGTCGAGGCCGCGGACCAGCCCACGATGGCACGCATCCGCGACCACGTGCTGGCGCTCATTCGCGCGTAG
- a CDS encoding DUF3499 family protein — translation MPNRPCSRAACSNDAVSTLTYVYADSMAVLGPLSMAHEPHSYDLCTVHAERLSAPKGWQVVRHSVLGESGFGA, via the coding sequence ATGCCGAATCGTCCGTGTTCCCGAGCCGCGTGCAGCAACGATGCCGTCTCCACGTTGACCTATGTGTACGCGGATTCGATGGCCGTGCTCGGGCCGCTCAGCATGGCGCACGAGCCACACAGCTACGATCTGTGCACCGTTCATGCCGAGCGTCTTTCCGCCCCGAAGGGCTGGCAGGTGGTGCGCCACTCGGTGCTCGGTGAGAGCGGTTTCGGGGCATGA
- a CDS encoding metallopeptidase family protein, which yields MPRSRHASVEPSPRSAWRSRHGHGARGPVTGPHLPMLHSRIDLFESTVASTADYLKGLWPTDLAQVRFEVASAPISTTDPRGVERWRVDPQTHTVILYRVPIQRLSKLHRNDELHQRMLVESCVFRAVAELLGKDPWDLAPERFRHF from the coding sequence ATGCCCCGTTCCCGTCATGCCAGCGTCGAGCCGTCCCCGCGCAGCGCGTGGCGCAGCAGGCACGGACACGGCGCACGAGGCCCCGTCACCGGACCCCACCTGCCCATGCTGCACAGCCGCATCGACTTGTTCGAGTCGACCGTGGCATCCACCGCCGACTACCTCAAGGGGCTCTGGCCGACAGACCTGGCGCAGGTGCGCTTCGAGGTGGCCTCGGCACCGATCTCGACCACGGATCCGCGCGGGGTCGAGCGCTGGCGGGTCGACCCGCAGACCCACACCGTGATTCTCTACAGGGTGCCGATCCAGCGGCTCAGCAAGCTGCACCGCAACGACGAACTGCACCAGCGGATGCTCGTGGAGAGTTGCGTTTTCCGTGCCGTCGCCGAGTTGCTCGGCAAGGACCCGTGGGATTTGGCTCCCGAGAGATTTCGCCACTTCTAA
- a CDS encoding DUF5719 family protein: MSTRQGIVRGSARAVTGVVGIAVAAAAVAVALWVPLPSHTVAPPAVKVTPVPTDQARVCPGPILALAADSSNAAAASAFGTPATVAGARTDAGAATGTGTETGAEQANPQRKALKTGGSSSHNGAPLLITVPVAPGATRPPLIVGSQSQRATQEDLSGLAAAACDDASADSWLVAGATSLGQTSLVLLTNPGAALATVDLTVYGESGPVSAPGGTGISVPAGAQKIVPLAGLAPSVSAPVVHVQTHGGRVLATMQQSVVQGIEPGGVEMTAATGAPSTHQQIAGMMVRTLSALKASQSSEGYGSNLPALRVLVPGSKPAQVSVGVVGETGTATGDAYTATLKPGVVTEIPLDALSDGNYTLDVTSDQPIVAAARTSTASATAKDFAWFTASSPLSDAFLAPISAGPGATLHLLNTATTDAALTITSRAGVAQKVTVPAGAGTSVALPTAGVYAVAGAAGLVASVGYSGDGQLASFALQPAAPLASAITVYPR, from the coding sequence GTGTCGACTAGACAGGGCATCGTGCGCGGGAGCGCGCGCGCGGTCACCGGTGTCGTGGGCATCGCCGTCGCGGCGGCGGCCGTCGCGGTGGCGCTCTGGGTACCCCTGCCCTCCCACACCGTCGCGCCACCGGCGGTGAAGGTCACGCCCGTTCCGACTGACCAGGCACGCGTGTGCCCCGGGCCGATCCTGGCGCTTGCGGCCGACTCGAGCAACGCCGCAGCGGCATCCGCATTCGGAACGCCGGCGACGGTCGCCGGCGCCAGAACAGACGCCGGAGCCGCCACGGGCACCGGAACAGAAACCGGTGCCGAACAGGCGAATCCGCAGAGGAAGGCGCTCAAGACCGGAGGCAGCAGCTCCCACAACGGCGCGCCGCTGCTGATCACCGTTCCGGTGGCCCCCGGCGCGACCCGGCCGCCGCTCATCGTCGGCAGCCAGAGCCAGCGGGCAACCCAGGAGGATCTGAGCGGGCTCGCGGCAGCGGCCTGCGACGACGCCTCCGCAGACAGCTGGCTGGTCGCCGGAGCCACCAGCCTCGGCCAGACCAGCCTGGTGCTCCTCACCAATCCGGGCGCGGCGCTCGCCACCGTCGACCTCACCGTCTACGGCGAATCCGGTCCGGTGAGCGCCCCCGGCGGAACCGGCATCTCGGTGCCCGCCGGCGCGCAGAAGATCGTGCCGCTCGCGGGGCTGGCGCCATCCGTCAGTGCCCCCGTCGTGCACGTGCAGACCCATGGGGGCCGCGTGCTGGCTACCATGCAGCAGAGCGTCGTTCAGGGCATCGAACCGGGCGGCGTCGAGATGACCGCCGCGACGGGCGCTCCCTCAACCCACCAGCAGATCGCCGGGATGATGGTGCGCACGCTGTCCGCCCTGAAGGCCAGCCAGTCCAGCGAGGGCTACGGCAGCAACCTCCCCGCCCTGCGAGTGCTCGTGCCCGGCAGCAAGCCGGCCCAGGTGAGTGTCGGCGTTGTAGGCGAGACCGGCACGGCCACCGGCGACGCCTACACTGCCACGCTGAAGCCAGGCGTGGTCACCGAGATCCCGCTCGACGCACTCAGCGACGGCAACTACACGCTCGATGTCACCTCCGATCAGCCGATCGTTGCCGCCGCGCGCACCTCGACGGCAAGCGCCACCGCAAAAGACTTCGCCTGGTTCACGGCGTCTTCACCACTGTCGGATGCCTTCCTCGCGCCGATCAGCGCCGGCCCCGGTGCCACGCTGCATCTGCTCAACACCGCGACGACGGATGCCGCGCTCACCATCACCTCGCGGGCGGGCGTCGCGCAGAAGGTCACGGTGCCTGCTGGCGCCGGCACGAGCGTCGCGCTCCCGACCGCGGGGGTGTACGCGGTGGCTGGCGCCGCGGGCCTCGTCGCCTCGGTCGGATACAGCGGCGACGGCCAGCTCGCGTCATTCGCCCTGCAGCCTGCCGCGCCGCTGGCGAGTGCCATCACGGTGTATCCGCGGTAG
- a CDS encoding glycosyltransferase: MYPRVTAIVVARNGGEHLTRTLDALKAQSRQPDVVVAVMCSASDDSAAVLANYSLTQIVSVRETLPFGAAVATGLRSVGQAVSDHEWLWLLAQDTAPEPRALEMLLAAVEVSPSVAVAGPKLVDWNEPSTLRGLGEAMTPLGASVPLVEDELDQAQHDGLSDVLAVAPGGMLVRHTLWERLGGFDPGLPLVDDGLDFCVRVRLAGSRVVLVPAARVGFAADGVAGPSRSTKGRNRRRLFRVRRAAQLHRRMAYAPAAAVPLHWLSLVPLAIARSLARLVRKEPGAIIGELAAAFATAFNAVSTTSARRAIARSKVVGFAAVKPLRIPHAEERRARALKREAALLRYRGEKKELRFFSGGGVWVVLVMAVIGVALSVPLLGTSVLTGGSLLPLSGSVAALWDHVGYGWRDIGLGFVGAADPFSAVLAVLGSLTFWQPSFSLTIVWIAALPLAALGAWIAASRVTDRMGLRATAAVVWALAPSLLLGLQTGRPSAVLVHLLLPWLFFAGVSASRSWAAAATTAILAAATLACAPSLGPALIVLWIVSLVLAGRHIARLIVMPLPALALFAPLVWQQGAVGNWLALMADPAVPLASNRPHAWELVSGFPDASLGGWAQFLSEHSLSGVAPVFIVPILLIPLGVLALLAMFLRGSARAMLSLGVALLGFLTAIAAGQLAVATVGSASVAVWAGAGLSLYWLGLVGAATIGLGALGRAALVPAWVVVVAVAVAITPAAISLPLGTTVVAGGDGRTLPAVVTADAATNPRIGTLRLTPQADGGIAAELLRGTGNTLDSQSTLLSTREGAGSGERALASLAGNLASQSGQDPSEQLSRLGIGFVLLAPAAHAAHEDPSREAVATSTRASTALTANAHLADVAETGYGALFSFDAGDEKAIPAAARIPPDAGGAARPLSLVVLGVIFGIFLLLALPTGRVTEFTEPRRGRPRSRAAASPKGSPPPDPVEPSVPSPAVPSKTTEKSDEGSSDPSITDEKTDSSVVLERGRGEADAPDAAGEPRASASAGVDLSPVPSKTTETEADARAQASSDAHSANNSVVFDEHGRGDERGHGRESPGAGESHAAGESGGERVD; this comes from the coding sequence ATGTATCCGAGAGTCACCGCGATTGTTGTCGCCCGCAATGGCGGCGAGCACCTGACGCGAACGCTCGACGCCCTGAAAGCCCAAAGCAGGCAGCCGGATGTCGTGGTCGCCGTCATGTGCTCGGCCAGCGACGATTCCGCCGCTGTTCTTGCGAATTACTCGCTGACCCAGATCGTCTCTGTGCGCGAAACGCTGCCGTTCGGCGCGGCGGTGGCGACGGGCCTGCGCTCGGTCGGGCAGGCCGTCTCCGATCACGAGTGGCTCTGGCTGCTGGCGCAGGACACCGCACCCGAGCCTCGTGCACTCGAAATGCTTCTCGCGGCGGTCGAGGTGTCGCCATCGGTCGCGGTGGCGGGGCCGAAGCTGGTCGACTGGAACGAACCGAGCACACTGCGCGGCCTCGGCGAGGCGATGACGCCGCTCGGCGCATCCGTGCCCCTGGTCGAGGACGAACTCGACCAGGCGCAGCACGACGGGCTGAGCGACGTGCTGGCAGTGGCGCCCGGCGGCATGCTCGTGCGACACACGCTGTGGGAGCGGCTGGGCGGCTTCGACCCGGGCCTTCCCCTCGTTGACGACGGCCTCGATTTCTGTGTGCGCGTGCGTCTGGCCGGATCTCGGGTCGTGCTTGTTCCCGCCGCGCGCGTGGGGTTCGCTGCCGACGGCGTTGCGGGGCCGAGCCGCTCCACGAAGGGCAGAAATCGTCGGCGACTCTTCCGTGTGCGCCGCGCCGCGCAGCTGCACCGGCGCATGGCATACGCGCCCGCCGCCGCCGTGCCGTTGCATTGGCTGTCCCTGGTGCCGCTCGCCATCGCTCGCTCGCTCGCTCGCCTGGTGCGCAAGGAGCCCGGCGCCATCATCGGTGAACTCGCGGCAGCTTTCGCCACCGCGTTCAATGCGGTGAGCACCACTTCCGCACGCCGTGCCATCGCCCGGAGTAAGGTCGTCGGCTTTGCCGCCGTCAAGCCGCTGCGCATTCCGCATGCCGAGGAGCGTCGGGCACGCGCGCTGAAGCGCGAGGCCGCTCTGCTGCGCTATCGCGGAGAAAAGAAGGAGTTGCGGTTCTTCTCGGGCGGTGGAGTCTGGGTCGTTCTGGTCATGGCCGTCATCGGCGTGGCGCTGAGCGTTCCGCTTCTCGGCACATCCGTTCTGACCGGCGGATCCCTGCTGCCGCTTTCCGGCAGCGTCGCCGCCCTCTGGGATCATGTGGGCTACGGATGGCGCGACATCGGCCTCGGATTCGTCGGCGCGGCGGATCCGTTCAGTGCCGTGCTTGCCGTTCTCGGCTCGCTGACCTTCTGGCAGCCGTCGTTCTCTCTGACGATCGTGTGGATTGCCGCGCTGCCTCTGGCCGCCCTCGGCGCCTGGATCGCCGCGAGCCGCGTCACCGACCGAATGGGCCTGCGTGCGACCGCCGCCGTCGTGTGGGCTCTCGCGCCGAGCCTGTTGCTGGGGTTGCAGACGGGCCGGCCATCCGCGGTTCTGGTGCACCTGCTGCTGCCCTGGCTGTTCTTCGCCGGCGTTTCGGCGTCACGATCGTGGGCGGCTGCGGCGACCACGGCGATTCTTGCGGCCGCGACGCTGGCCTGCGCACCTTCGCTGGGGCCGGCGCTGATCGTGCTCTGGATCGTGAGCCTCGTGCTGGCGGGCCGCCATATTGCGCGGCTCATCGTGATGCCCCTGCCGGCGCTGGCGCTCTTCGCGCCGCTCGTGTGGCAGCAGGGCGCCGTAGGCAACTGGCTGGCGCTCATGGCGGATCCCGCGGTTCCACTCGCCAGTAACCGACCTCACGCCTGGGAGCTTGTCAGCGGGTTCCCGGATGCCTCGCTCGGCGGCTGGGCGCAGTTCCTGTCCGAACATTCACTATCCGGCGTCGCTCCCGTGTTCATCGTGCCCATCCTGCTGATCCCGCTCGGGGTGTTGGCACTCCTGGCCATGTTCCTGCGCGGGTCGGCTCGTGCGATGCTCAGTCTCGGCGTGGCACTGCTCGGCTTCCTGACGGCCATTGCTGCCGGCCAGCTGGCCGTCGCGACGGTCGGCTCGGCATCCGTTGCGGTGTGGGCGGGGGCAGGGCTGAGCCTCTACTGGCTCGGGCTGGTCGGGGCGGCCACTATCGGGCTCGGCGCTCTCGGTCGCGCGGCGCTGGTGCCCGCGTGGGTCGTCGTCGTTGCGGTTGCCGTCGCCATCACCCCCGCGGCCATCAGCCTGCCGCTCGGCACAACCGTCGTCGCAGGCGGTGACGGGCGCACCTTGCCCGCCGTCGTGACAGCGGATGCCGCCACAAACCCGCGCATCGGAACGTTGCGCCTGACCCCACAAGCTGACGGCGGCATCGCTGCGGAGTTGCTTCGCGGAACGGGCAACACCCTGGACAGCCAAAGCACCCTGCTGAGTACCCGGGAGGGTGCGGGATCGGGCGAGCGCGCGCTCGCGTCCCTGGCCGGCAATCTCGCCTCGCAGAGCGGGCAGGACCCGTCTGAGCAGCTGTCCCGGCTGGGCATCGGATTCGTACTGCTCGCGCCGGCCGCGCACGCGGCGCACGAGGACCCCAGTCGTGAGGCCGTGGCGACGAGCACGCGGGCATCCACTGCTCTCACGGCCAACGCGCACCTGGCCGACGTGGCCGAGACTGGCTACGGTGCGCTGTTCAGCTTCGATGCCGGTGACGAGAAGGCGATTCCTGCCGCCGCACGTATTCCCCCGGATGCCGGTGGCGCGGCGCGCCCGCTGTCGCTCGTTGTGCTCGGTGTGATCTTCGGAATTTTCCTGCTGCTGGCGCTTCCGACCGGTCGCGTGACCGAGTTCACCGAGCCGCGCCGCGGCCGGCCCCGCTCGCGCGCCGCCGCGTCGCCGAAGGGCTCGCCGCCGCCCGACCCGGTGGAGCCCTCCGTCCCGTCCCCGGCCGTGCCGTCGAAAACGACGGAGAAAAGCGATGAAGGGTCGAGCGATCCTTCAATAACGGACGAAAAAACAGATAGTTCCGTCGTTTTGGAACGAGGCCGGGGAGAGGCGGACGCTCCGGATGCCGCGGGCGAGCCGCGCGCATCCGCTTCTGCAGGCGTCGACCTGAGCCCGGTCCCGTCCAAAACGACGGAGACAGAGGCGGATGCGCGTGCTCAAGCCTCGTCAGATGCGCACAGCGCCAATAATTCCGTCGTTTTCGACGAGCACGGTCGGGGGGACGAACGCGGCCACGGCCGCGAGAGCCCAGGGGCGGGCGAGAGCCACGCGGCGGGGGAGAGCGGGGGCGAACGTGTCGACTAG
- a CDS encoding WhiB family transcriptional regulator: MAIPEYRSGVPDDWFIDPVRLGVPGVRSVTDDENPLAWQSDSLCAQTDPEAFFPEKGGSTRDAKKICASCEVKSQCLEYALANDERFGIWGGLSERERRKLRKRAV; this comes from the coding sequence ATGGCTATACCTGAATATCGCTCTGGGGTACCCGATGACTGGTTCATTGATCCTGTCCGGTTGGGGGTGCCTGGGGTTCGTTCCGTCACCGACGACGAGAACCCGTTGGCATGGCAGTCCGATTCGCTGTGTGCGCAGACGGATCCCGAAGCGTTCTTCCCCGAAAAGGGCGGATCGACGCGGGATGCCAAGAAGATCTGTGCCTCCTGCGAGGTCAAGTCGCAGTGCCTTGAGTATGCACTGGCGAACGATGAGCGTTTTGGAATCTGGGGCGGCCTCTCGGAGCGGGAGCGGCGCAAGCTGCGCAAACGCGCCGTCTAG
- the galE gene encoding UDP-glucose 4-epimerase GalE encodes MAWLVTGGAGYIGAHVVRAFQSEGIDTVVIDDLSSGHESFVPASVPFVRGTILDRPLLDATLRDHDITGVVHVAGFKYAGVSVQRPLHTYEQNVTGTSTLLAAMQDAGISEIVFSSSAAVYGTPDADLVTEDTPKNPQSPYGESKLIGEWLLRDQAVAAGLRHTSLRYFNVVGSGTPELSDTSPHNLFPLVFDALVAGRAPRINGIDYPTPDGTCVRDYIHVADLAVSHVAAAKRLDGGESIEAVYNLGSGDGVSVGEIMSTVAVVTGISFTPEVGPRRAGDPARIVASGELAARDLDWRMRHSLAEMVSSAWAARQAVR; translated from the coding sequence ATGGCGTGGTTGGTCACCGGAGGAGCGGGCTACATCGGTGCGCATGTCGTGCGGGCGTTTCAGAGCGAAGGCATCGACACCGTCGTTATCGACGACCTCTCGAGCGGGCACGAGTCATTCGTGCCGGCGTCCGTGCCCTTTGTGCGAGGCACGATTCTCGATCGCCCGCTGCTGGATGCGACGCTGCGCGACCACGACATCACCGGCGTCGTGCACGTGGCCGGCTTCAAATACGCCGGTGTCTCGGTGCAGCGACCGTTGCATACGTACGAACAGAACGTGACGGGCACGTCTACGCTGCTTGCGGCGATGCAGGATGCGGGTATTAGCGAGATCGTGTTCTCGTCGAGTGCCGCTGTCTATGGCACCCCGGATGCGGATCTGGTGACCGAGGACACCCCCAAGAACCCGCAGTCCCCGTATGGCGAGTCGAAGCTGATCGGCGAGTGGTTGCTGCGCGACCAGGCAGTCGCGGCCGGGTTGCGGCACACCAGCCTGCGTTATTTCAATGTGGTCGGGTCCGGAACCCCCGAGCTCTCCGATACGAGCCCCCATAACCTGTTCCCGCTGGTCTTCGATGCGCTCGTGGCAGGCAGGGCGCCCCGCATTAACGGCATCGACTATCCGACCCCGGATGGCACCTGCGTGCGTGACTACATCCACGTCGCCGACCTCGCCGTATCGCACGTGGCCGCGGCCAAACGCCTCGACGGCGGCGAGTCGATCGAGGCCGTGTACAACCTCGGAAGTGGCGATGGCGTCTCCGTGGGCGAGATCATGTCCACGGTCGCCGTCGTGACGGGAATTTCGTTTACCCCAGAAGTGGGGCCGCGGCGGGCCGGCGATCCCGCGCGGATCGTCGCATCCGGTGAACTCGCGGCCCGCGACCTCGACTGGCGGATGCGACACTCGCTCGCCGAGATGGTCTCCAGCGCGTGGGCGGCGCGCCAGGCCGTCCGCTAG
- the manA gene encoding mannose-6-phosphate isomerase, class I, which produces MFVRIGNTPRDYAWGSTTAISELLGTPASGKPEAELWLGAHAGSPSRVLSPEQTGGADDLAAWIAADPMAALGQGHERLPFLLKVLAAAGPLSLQAHPSSERAAAGFAAENAAGVPLDSPSRNYKDPFHKPELIYALSDRFEALCGFREVGESVAILDRLIADADAGAGAGAGAGAGAATRAGAGAAGVAAGAAALAAFRVRVSRGVASVDAAREMLRETVGWLLGGGADVEPLVDAVVAASARLVAGGGGGSHDRELRTVGALAEAYPGDAGIVLSLLLNRVSLRRGEALYLPAGNIHAYLEGLGVELMAASDNVLRGGLTPKHIDVPELLAVLDFTPLPVPYIAAVHVAPGVDEFRPDVPDFALWRVEVGADVEAGKDGAGAGGGADGAGASGGWHGGGAEGAADGVDGADAGGAGDAADAWDGADAALTNGASDAGFVASTSTAGIPLAEVMAGSPDLLVVPAPVVPDAPPATIPLRGAAIALCVDGAVELDGATGLCVLRRGESVYVTPQEASITVSGAGAVFFATANA; this is translated from the coding sequence ATGTTTGTGCGCATCGGCAACACGCCTCGCGACTACGCGTGGGGCTCCACCACCGCGATTTCGGAGCTGTTGGGCACGCCCGCATCGGGAAAGCCGGAGGCCGAGTTGTGGCTGGGGGCGCATGCCGGCTCGCCCAGCCGCGTGCTGTCGCCCGAACAGACGGGCGGGGCAGACGACCTCGCGGCGTGGATCGCTGCGGATCCGATGGCCGCGTTAGGCCAGGGCCACGAGCGACTGCCCTTTCTTCTGAAGGTGCTGGCGGCGGCCGGGCCGCTGTCGTTGCAGGCACATCCGTCATCGGAGCGTGCGGCGGCGGGTTTTGCCGCCGAGAATGCCGCCGGGGTGCCGCTGGATTCGCCGTCGCGTAACTATAAGGACCCGTTCCACAAGCCGGAGCTGATTTACGCGCTGAGCGACCGCTTCGAGGCGCTGTGCGGATTTCGGGAGGTGGGCGAGAGCGTGGCGATCCTTGATCGACTGATCGCGGATGCGGATGCGGGTGCGGGTGCGGGAGCGGGAGCGGGCGCTGGTGCTGCAACGCGTGCTGGTGCTGGTGCCGCCGGTGTGGCGGCTGGTGCCGCGGCGCTCGCGGCGTTCCGGGTGCGGGTGTCGCGGGGTGTGGCATCCGTCGATGCCGCCCGAGAGATGTTGCGCGAGACCGTCGGCTGGCTGCTGGGCGGTGGCGCCGATGTCGAGCCGCTCGTGGACGCCGTGGTCGCGGCATCCGCTCGGCTGGTGGCTGGCGGTGGCGGTGGCTCGCATGATCGCGAGCTGCGCACGGTCGGGGCGCTCGCCGAGGCGTATCCGGGTGACGCCGGCATCGTGCTGTCGCTGCTGCTGAACCGGGTGTCGCTGCGGCGTGGTGAGGCGCTGTATCTGCCGGCGGGCAACATCCATGCCTATCTCGAGGGGCTGGGCGTCGAGCTGATGGCGGCGTCGGACAACGTGCTGCGGGGCGGCCTGACACCGAAGCACATTGATGTGCCGGAATTGCTTGCGGTGCTCGATTTCACGCCGCTTCCCGTGCCGTATATTGCCGCGGTGCATGTCGCGCCCGGAGTTGACGAGTTTCGGCCGGACGTGCCCGATTTCGCGCTGTGGCGTGTCGAGGTGGGGGCGGATGTCGAGGCTGGCAAGGACGGGGCAGGTGCGGGGGGAGGCGCGGACGGTGCGGGCGCCTCGGGCGGCTGGCACGGCGGGGGTGCCGAGGGAGCCGCGGACGGCGTGGATGGTGCTGATGCCGGGGGAGCCGGAGATGCTGCGGATGCCTGGGACGGTGCGGATGCTGCGCTGACGAATGGTGCGTCGGATGCCGGGTTCGTGGCCTCGACAAGCACCGCGGGGATTCCACTCGCCGAGGTGATGGCCGGGTCGCCTGACCTTCTGGTCGTCCCGGCGCCGGTGGTGCCGGATGCACCGCCCGCGACGATTCCGCTGAGGGGAGCCGCGATTGCGCTCTGCGTCGACGGCGCGGTCGAACTCGATGGCGCAACGGGCCTGTGCGTGCTGCGGCGTGGCGAGTCGGTGTACGTGACGCCCCAGGAGGCATCCATCACTGTTTCGGGCGCCGGCGCCGTCTTCTTCGCGACTGCGAACGCGTAG